In the genome of Halosolutus amylolyticus, the window ACGGGATACTGCCCCGACGTCCTCGTCGAGAGATCGGGCAGGCGGATCGCAGACCTGGGCCTGACCGGAACGCTCTGGCACTACGTCCGCCTCGACGTCGAACGGATCCGATCGTCGCTGGAGCGATCGGCCGCGATCGACGGGGGCCCGATCGACGACGGCGCAGTCGAGTCCGATCGGTAACGTGGCGACGCGCCGGAATCACGAGGCACGTCCGGCAAGCAGGGCCCGTTCGCGACGGGTCCGGCACCAGCATGGCGATCGCTTTTGACGGTCGAGGCCGCCTACCGATCGTGACAGATGTCCCGGCGGAAGCGGAGCGATTGCTCGAGAGCGAGCCGGTGATGGCCCACCTCGGGACCTGCGTCGAGGGGCGGCCCCACGTCGCGCCGGTGTGGTACCGGTACGCGGACGACGCCGTCGAGATCGTGACCACGGGTCGGAAGCTGGCGAATATCCGCGAGAATCCCCGCGTCGCGCTCTCGGTGCAGGCCGACGAGGCGGGCGAGACCAAGTGGACGGTGACGCTGCTCGGCACGGCGACGATCGTTGACGACGAGAAAGAGACGGAACGAGCCCGCGAACGGATCAACGAGAAGTACGGCGCGGAGCCGGAGGCTTACGCCGAGAACGAACTCGTGCGGATCGACGTGGGATCGACGAGCTACCGGACCTACTGAGCGGAGTCCACCGGACCGGCCGAACGGGACGGTGTGCGTCCGAGAAGGCCTGGCCCCGATCAGTCCCGCCCGGGCGACGGCTCGCGGAGCCCCGGATGCGTCCGCATCTCTCGCACCCGGCGCATCTGCGCCCGCAGGTCGGGCGGACTCCCGGGGACCTGCGTTTCGACGGCCTCCGCCGCGGCGGCCTCGTCCTCGATCGCCGCGACCGGCTTCGGGAACGGGCGCAGGTCCTTGTGGATCGCGAGGCCGGCGGCCGCGTCGTCGCCGATCGCGATCGTGGTCTGGTTCTGGCCGTGTGTGACGTCGCCGACGGCGTAGATCCCGTCGACGCTGGTCTGCCGGTCGGCGTCGACGTCGATCGCGCCGTCCGCGCCCAGTTCACAGCCCAGGTCCGCGGCGAGATCGGCATTGTAGGAGGTACCGTACATCGCGAACCCCCCGACGTAGCCCCGCTCGGTACCGTCCTCGAACGAGAGGCCGCCGAGCCACGGCGGTTCGTCCGGGTCGAGGCTCTCGTCCTCGAAAGCGGAGGCGACGGCCGTGTCGATCCGATCGATCGGGTGGGCATCGAGCTGAGCCTCGGTTTCCGCGTCCCACTCCGGATCGCGCCCGTCCAGCAGCAGGTCGACGTCGGTGGTGAAGTTGAGCATCGTCATGGCGACGTGGGCCGCGTGCTCGGTGTGACCGAGCACGAAGACGGAGCCGTCGGCGAGCGTGTAGGCGTCGCAGTGGAGACAGTAGTGGAGTCCGCGCCCCGTAAACCGCTCTATATCCGGCACGTCGGGACGCCGATCGCGAAAGCCGGTCGCGAACACTACCCGTTCCGCGTCGACGGTCGCATGCGCCGCCTCGACGCGAAACCGGGGCTCGTCGTCGCGTTCGTCGCGACGGGTCACTGCGTCGACGGCGTCGGGATAGAAGTCGCCGCCGTAGTGTTCGACCTGATCGATCGCGTGCGTCGCCAGTTCGCGTCCCGAGACGTTCTCGGAGACGCCGAGCAGGTTGTGGACGTGGGAGGCCCTCGCGTGACGGCCCCCTTCCTTCTCGAAGACGGCCGTCCGGTGGCCGAGGCGGGTCGTGTACAGCGCCGTCGTCATGCCGGCCGGGCCACCGCCGACGACCGCGACGTCGTATGCAGGCACAGTGGTCATCGCACCCGCACTCGGACGGCTGTCGGGTTGAGTCTGTACCGTGAATATGCGGCCGCGACCGATCGAGTCGCTCGCGCCCCACGCGAGGCGTCGGCTACTCGCACCCGCCGCAACGTGGCGGCTATTCCTCGAGGCGTTCCCGTGCGGCGGCGACCACGAGCGGGAGCGTAATCGTCGCGTCGGCGTAGACCGAGACGTTCTCGGCGTCCTTCTCGAGTTTGCCCCACGATCGGGCCTCGTCGAGCGTGGCACCGGAGAGCCCGCCGGTCTGTTTGGGATCCATCGTCAACTGGACGCCGTAGTCGTACGCGCCGGGGGTGACGAGCATCGTCTGCAGGGTGAAGTTCTTGGGGACGCCGCCGCCGACGAGGAAGGCCCCGGCCTTCTCCGCCTCGAAGGCGCGATCGGTGAGGGCGGTCATGTCCGCGAGCGCGTCGAGCGAGAAGTCGGAGGTCTGGGAGTACATCCAGGCCTGCAGGCCGAGCACGGAGTCCTGGACCGCAGGACAGTAGATCGGCACGTCGTTCTCGGAGGCCGCGGCCGCGATGCCGGGGGCCTCGTCGACGTCGTCGCGCTCGTTGACCGCGGCGTTGGCACGGCCGAGTTCGCGGGTGAGCCGTTCGATCGAGACTGGGCCGTCCGCTTCGGCTTCGGCCTCGAGCACCGGGAAAACCTCCTCGCGCAGGTGCGACTCGAACGTCGCGAAGTACTCCTGTGGCAGGTAGACGTTGTAGATCCGATCGACGCCCTCGTCACGGAGCGTCTCGTCGTGTTCGCGCTCCGTCTTGCCCTCGGCGTGGGCGCACCCGTGGTGGTGCTTGCCGCCGATCGCCTCGATGGCGTCGTGGGTGAGGTTCGCCCCCGTCGTCACCAGGACGTCGATGTAGCCGTCGCGAATCAGGTCGGCGACGATCCGGCGCATCCCGCTCGGAACCATCGCGCCCGCGAGCGAGAAGAAGACAGTCACGTCGTCGTCGAACATGGCTTCGGCCACGTTCACCGCCTCGTGGAGCGACGACGCGCCGATGCCCGCCTCGCCGTACTCGTCGGCCAGTTCGCCGACGGTCATTCCGGCCCGGGCCTCGGCGTGGCCGATCGGATCGTGGCTAAACGTCTCCCGATCGGGGTCGTGGTGCGCGTCGTGCTCGTCGCTGTCCTCGTCCGTCATGTCCCAGCGTCGGAGACCCAGCGATTTGAACGCCGCGGTTCCGCGAGGGCGGCGGCGTCGATCAGCGGGCCGTCCCCGGCAGCGGGCCGTTAGAGCCCGGTCGGCACCTCGAGGTAGGTCGTCTCGAGCCCCCACTCGTCGGCGAGTCCCTGCAGGGCGCGGACGCCGAAGGTCTCGGTCGCGTAGTGGCCCGCGAGGAAGACGTGAATCCCCGCCTCGCGAGCCTCGTGGTACGCTTTCTGTTTCCCTTCGCCGGTCACCAGCGCGTCCGCGTCGGCCGCGACGGCCTCGTCGAGCCAGTCCGTCCCGCTCCCGGTGACGATCGCGACCTCGTCGATCTCCTCGGGGCCGAACTCGAGCACCTGGACGGGCTGGCCGCCGGTCTCGAGGTCGTTCTCGAGCCGATCGCGCAGTTCGTCCGGCGCGAACGACTCGGGTGCGACGCCGCGCTGGCCGACGTACTCGGGACCGAGTTCGCCGAACGGGGCCCGGTTCTCGAGGCCGAGACAGTCGGCCACGCCCGCCGCGTTCCCGAGTTCCGGATGGCCGTCCAGCGGCAGGTGCGAGACGTACAGCGCGAGGTCGTGCTCGATCAGGGGGGCGATCCGATCGTACGTGCGGCCGGTCACGCGATCGAACCCGCCCCAGGAGAGTCCGTGGTGAGTGACCAGGGCGTCGGCCCCGGCGTCGATCGCCCGATCGGTCGTCTCGCGAACGCCGTCGACCGCGAACGCGACGTGATCGACGGATCCCTCGTCGGGGCCGACCTGCAACCCGTTCGCGCTCGCGTCGAGATCGGCGTAGTCGTCGGTCCGTAACTCCTCGTCGAGTCGATCGGCGAACTCCGAGAGGTCCATGCCCCCGGTTTCGGACGCGATCGGCTTGTACCCTAGCGACTCCGATCGCGTGCCTGCCGCGTGCCTGCTGGTCGCGACCTCAGCCGGCGGGGCGTTTACGGTACTCCCCGGCGACGGATAACTATGGCACGCCAGACCGTCTCCCACGAGGACGGCGCGATCTACGAGTTTACCCCGGATCTCGAGGCGATCACGACGATAGACCCGGGAACGGATCTGACGATCGAGACGCGGGACAGCCTGGACGGCGCAGTACAGGACGAGTCGGACGTGATCGAGTCGGTCCCCGAGGAGGTCAACGCCGCGACCGGGCCGATCGCGATCGAGGGTGCGACGCCGGGCGACGTCCTCCGGGTCGAAATCGAGGAGATCCGACTCGCAGAAGCCCAGGGCCGGGTAATCACCATCGACGGCTTCGGCCTGCTCGATCGGCACGAGGACATCGACGCACCCCGCACGCGGATGACGCCGGTCGAGGACGGGACGATCGCGTTCGCCGACCTCGAGGTACCCGTCGACCCCGTCATCGGCACGATCGGCGTCGCTCCCGACTCGGAGTCGTACACGACGCTGGTCCCCCACGACCACGGCGGCAACCTGGACACGACGGACGTGACCGCTGGAAACGTGATCTACTTCCCCGTCTTCCAGGACGGCGCGATGCTGGCCATGGGCGACTGCAAGGCCGCGATGGCGGACGGCGAGATGTGTGGCACGGGGTCGGAGATCGCCACGGAGATCGACGCGACGGTCGAGGTGATCGACGCGCCCGCGATCGATCTCGAACGCCCGCTCGTCGAGACCCCCGACTCGTGGAAGACGATCGCGAGCGCGGAGACGCTCCAGGCGGCCTGCGAACTCGCGAACCGGGACGCGATCGACCTGCTCCGGGCCGAGCACGGGTTCGACGCCACCGACGCCTACATGGCCTCGAGTCTCGTCGGCGGCCTCGAGATCAGCCAGGTGGTCGACCCGCTCGTGACGGTGCGCAACGCGGTGCCGAAGGCGTACCTCTCCGACCCGTTCTGAGACGATTTACTGTACGTCAGTTCCGGCGCAACCGCCGCCCGGATCGCGGTTGCGCCGGTACATCGGTACAGCAATCCGTATGAGACGGTCGCTCAGTCGGATTCGACGAGCGGTTCGAACGCACCCTCGGTCGGGACCAGTTCCGCGATCGGCGTCGTCAAGACGACCTCGTTCGACGCCGGTCGATAGTCGACGACGTCGTGGTCGTCCAGTCGCGGGAGGTGGTGGTGGACGAGCGAAACCGCGATCCGCGATCGATCGCCCGGGCCGCCGTCGGCGGACGGTTCCGTCCGCTCCCGAGCGGCGAGTTCGTCGACGAGTTCCTCGACGGTTGCCCGTTTCCCCGGGTCCAGGTACGAGAGCACGCGCTGGCGATCGGGATCGGCGAGAAGTGCGGAGACCGTCGCTGACTCGAGTGCGGTTGGCTCGGGACGGGTCATGTGATACCGATTCGGGCACGTTCCCACCAAGTTCTTGAGCCAAACCAGTTGGGTGCCCGACCGAGTCGTGGCCACCGCGGTCCCGATCGCTCCGCGGAGAGTCCCCCGCGAGATCGAACCGAGACGCGCACCGCGGCGCTACGATCGATCGGCGGCCTTCAAGAAGACGAACTCCCGCAGGAGTTTCCCCGCGAGTGCGGCGGCCTGGCCGTCGTCCCGATCGTTGACTTCTACGACGTCGAACCCGGTCGCGTGCGGGGCGACCTGGCGAACGGCGTTGCGCATCTCGCGCGGTTCGAGGCCGAACGGCTCCATCGTCCCGGTTCCCGGCGCGTACGCGGGGTCGGCCGCGTCGATGTCGACGCTCAGGTAGACGTCCCGATCGGCCAGCGAGTCGGGCGCGGTCCACGCCGCGACGTCTTCGGGCGCGACGACGGTCACGTCGGCCTCGGTCGCGCGATCCCACTCGGCCTCGCTGCCCGTTCGCGCGCCGAGGACGACCAGCTCCTCGACCGAGTCCGTGTCGTCGAGGATCCGGCGCATCACGCTGGCGTGGCTGAGCGGGTTCCCGTCGTAGGCGTCGCGCAGGTCGAGGTGGGCGTCGAGCGAGACGACGACCTCGGGTTCGACCGCGCGTGCGCCGGCCAGCGAGACGGTGTGTTCTCCGCCGAGCGTCAGGGGGACGGCGTCGTCCCGGACGACGTCGCGCAGGGTCCCAGTCAGCCACTCGAGGTACTCGTCGACGTCGTCCCACGCGCGAACGTCGCCGCGATCGGCGACGCCGCAGTCGGAAAAGTACTGGTCGGTTCGACGATCGTAATCGTCGAAGGTCTCCGCAAACGTCCGGATGCGCCGGGGCCCGAAGCGGGTGCCCGGCTGAAAGGTCGTCGAGGCGTCCAGGGGCGCACCGACGACCACGAAGTTCGCGTCCTCCGAATCGGCCGCGCGGCCGGTGTCGTCGGACCCGTCCGTCCGGTAGTCGGTCGCCCCGGGAAACATCAGACGATCTTTCGCTGGTCGTCCATCTCGAGGTACTCG includes:
- a CDS encoding pyridoxamine 5'-phosphate oxidase family protein, which gives rise to MAIAFDGRGRLPIVTDVPAEAERLLESEPVMAHLGTCVEGRPHVAPVWYRYADDAVEIVTTGRKLANIRENPRVALSVQADEAGETKWTVTLLGTATIVDDEKETERARERINEKYGAEPEAYAENELVRIDVGSTSYRTY
- a CDS encoding NAD(P)/FAD-dependent oxidoreductase, whose protein sequence is MTTVPAYDVAVVGGGPAGMTTALYTTRLGHRTAVFEKEGGRHARASHVHNLLGVSENVSGRELATHAIDQVEHYGGDFYPDAVDAVTRRDERDDEPRFRVEAAHATVDAERVVFATGFRDRRPDVPDIERFTGRGLHYCLHCDAYTLADGSVFVLGHTEHAAHVAMTMLNFTTDVDLLLDGRDPEWDAETEAQLDAHPIDRIDTAVASAFEDESLDPDEPPWLGGLSFEDGTERGYVGGFAMYGTSYNADLAADLGCELGADGAIDVDADRQTSVDGIYAVGDVTHGQNQTTIAIGDDAAAGLAIHKDLRPFPKPVAAIEDEAAAAEAVETQVPGSPPDLRAQMRRVREMRTHPGLREPSPGRD
- a CDS encoding deoxyhypusine synthase, producing the protein MTDEDSDEHDAHHDPDRETFSHDPIGHAEARAGMTVGELADEYGEAGIGASSLHEAVNVAEAMFDDDVTVFFSLAGAMVPSGMRRIVADLIRDGYIDVLVTTGANLTHDAIEAIGGKHHHGCAHAEGKTEREHDETLRDEGVDRIYNVYLPQEYFATFESHLREEVFPVLEAEAEADGPVSIERLTRELGRANAAVNERDDVDEAPGIAAAASENDVPIYCPAVQDSVLGLQAWMYSQTSDFSLDALADMTALTDRAFEAEKAGAFLVGGGVPKNFTLQTMLVTPGAYDYGVQLTMDPKQTGGLSGATLDEARSWGKLEKDAENVSVYADATITLPLVVAAARERLEE
- a CDS encoding Nif3-like dinuclear metal center hexameric protein, yielding MDLSEFADRLDEELRTDDYADLDASANGLQVGPDEGSVDHVAFAVDGVRETTDRAIDAGADALVTHHGLSWGGFDRVTGRTYDRIAPLIEHDLALYVSHLPLDGHPELGNAAGVADCLGLENRAPFGELGPEYVGQRGVAPESFAPDELRDRLENDLETGGQPVQVLEFGPEEIDEVAIVTGSGTDWLDEAVAADADALVTGEGKQKAYHEAREAGIHVFLAGHYATETFGVRALQGLADEWGLETTYLEVPTGL
- a CDS encoding acetamidase/formamidase family protein, whose protein sequence is MARQTVSHEDGAIYEFTPDLEAITTIDPGTDLTIETRDSLDGAVQDESDVIESVPEEVNAATGPIAIEGATPGDVLRVEIEEIRLAEAQGRVITIDGFGLLDRHEDIDAPRTRMTPVEDGTIAFADLEVPVDPVIGTIGVAPDSESYTTLVPHDHGGNLDTTDVTAGNVIYFPVFQDGAMLAMGDCKAAMADGEMCGTGSEIATEIDATVEVIDAPAIDLERPLVETPDSWKTIASAETLQAACELANRDAIDLLRAEHGFDATDAYMASSLVGGLEISQVVDPLVTVRNAVPKAYLSDPF
- a CDS encoding DUF7344 domain-containing protein — protein: MTRPEPTALESATVSALLADPDRQRVLSYLDPGKRATVEELVDELAARERTEPSADGGPGDRSRIAVSLVHHHLPRLDDHDVVDYRPASNEVVLTTPIAELVPTEGAFEPLVESD
- the speB gene encoding agmatinase; translated protein: MFPGATDYRTDGSDDTGRAADSEDANFVVVGAPLDASTTFQPGTRFGPRRIRTFAETFDDYDRRTDQYFSDCGVADRGDVRAWDDVDEYLEWLTGTLRDVVRDDAVPLTLGGEHTVSLAGARAVEPEVVVSLDAHLDLRDAYDGNPLSHASVMRRILDDTDSVEELVVLGARTGSEAEWDRATEADVTVVAPEDVAAWTAPDSLADRDVYLSVDIDAADPAYAPGTGTMEPFGLEPREMRNAVRQVAPHATGFDVVEVNDRDDGQAAALAGKLLREFVFLKAADRS